A window of the Buchnera aphidicola (Taiwanaphis decaspermi) genome harbors these coding sequences:
- the gap gene encoding type I glyceraldehyde-3-phosphate dehydrogenase — MTIRIGINGFGRIGRILFRLAQNRSDIKVVAINDLMDIDYISYMLKFDSTHGVFNKNIEIKNNKLIINKKKITITSEKDPIKIKWKKLKVDIVIESTGLFLDYDNAYKHILAGAKKVIITGPSKDGIPMFVKGVNFDKYNGEKIISNASCTTNCLAPLVKIIHEEFEVIEGLMTTIHATTATQKTVDSPSYKDWRGGRGVLQNIIPSSTGAALAVGKVIPELNGKLTGISFRVPIANVSVVDLTVRIKKNVTYKKICNTIKYYSKNKMKNIMGYVDSDVVSSDFNGNQLTSIFDEKAGLSLNNNFFKLISWYDNETGYSSKVLDLVQHISYFKK; from the coding sequence ATGACTATAAGAATTGGTATTAACGGTTTCGGAAGAATAGGAAGAATACTTTTTAGGTTAGCCCAAAATAGATCTGACATAAAAGTTGTCGCAATTAATGATTTGATGGATATAGACTATATATCTTATATGTTAAAATTTGATTCCACACATGGTGTTTTTAATAAAAATATTGAAATTAAAAATAATAAATTAATTATCAATAAAAAAAAAATAACAATAACATCAGAAAAAGATCCTATAAAAATTAAATGGAAAAAATTAAAAGTAGATATAGTAATTGAATCTACAGGACTTTTTTTAGATTATGATAATGCTTATAAACATATATTAGCAGGTGCTAAAAAAGTTATAATAACAGGTCCATCTAAAGATGGTATACCAATGTTTGTTAAAGGAGTAAACTTTGATAAATATAATGGAGAAAAAATTATATCAAATGCTTCTTGTACTACTAACTGTTTAGCTCCGCTAGTAAAAATTATTCATGAAGAATTTGAAGTTATTGAAGGTTTAATGACTACAATTCATGCTACGACAGCGACTCAAAAAACAGTAGATAGTCCTTCATATAAAGATTGGAGAGGAGGAAGAGGTGTTTTACAAAATATTATACCTTCATCTACTGGTGCTGCATTAGCTGTTGGAAAAGTAATACCAGAACTTAATGGTAAATTAACTGGAATATCTTTTAGGGTTCCTATAGCTAATGTTTCAGTTGTTGATTTAACTGTAAGAATAAAAAAAAATGTTACATATAAAAAAATATGTAATACAATCAAATATTATTCAAAAAATAAAATGAAAAATATAATGGGTTATGTAGATTCAGATGTTGTATCTAGCGATTTTAATGGTAATCAATTAACTTCTATTTTTGATGAAAAAGCTGGATTGTCATTAAATAATAATTTTTTTAAATTAATTTCTTGGTATGATAATGAAACAGGATATTCTAGTAAAGTATTAGATTTAGTACAACATATTAGTTATTTTAAAAAATAA
- the sucB gene encoding dihydrolipoyllysine-residue succinyltransferase, translated as MNKLDIFVPDLPESVDNAKILKWHKKSGDIIKKGDILLDIETDKVVMEIPSDNNGILKKIIKKNDDLVFSKEKIGELKLVKKNKNINNENIFFTNIKNNTTPAIRKLINKHNLKKEKITGSGSKGKITKQDVDKHIKYKKILKNKKNAIKIEKNNITRIPMNPIRKCISNRLMNSKNNTVTLTTFNEVNMKNIINIRKKYSETFKKRHKIKLGFMSFFVKAVSKSLECYPNINAYIDQQDIVYFKDININIAISTSLGVVTPLLKNTNIISIANIEKKIKKFITKSNNNKLTIDNLKMGGFTITNGGVFGSLMSTPIINPPQSAILGMHVIKDRPMALNGIIKILPMMYLSLSYDHRIIDGKESVGFLSMVKNFIEDTNLLFLDI; from the coding sequence ATGAATAAATTAGATATTTTTGTCCCAGACCTTCCCGAATCAGTTGATAATGCTAAAATATTAAAATGGCACAAAAAATCAGGAGATATAATAAAAAAAGGTGACATTTTATTAGATATAGAAACAGATAAAGTAGTTATGGAAATACCTTCTGATAATAATGGAATATTAAAAAAAATAATTAAAAAAAATGATGATCTTGTTTTTTCAAAAGAAAAGATAGGTGAGCTAAAATTAGTAAAAAAGAATAAAAATATAAATAATGAGAATATTTTTTTTACAAACATCAAAAATAATACTACCCCTGCAATAAGAAAATTAATTAACAAACACAATTTAAAAAAAGAAAAAATTACTGGTAGTGGATCAAAAGGTAAAATAACAAAACAAGATGTTGATAAACATATAAAATATAAAAAAATATTAAAAAATAAAAAAAATGCAATAAAGATTGAAAAAAATAATATTACTAGAATACCAATGAATCCTATTAGAAAATGCATATCTAATAGATTGATGAACTCTAAAAATAATACAGTAACTTTAACTACTTTTAATGAAGTAAACATGAAAAATATCATAAATATAAGAAAAAAATATTCAGAAACATTTAAAAAAAGACATAAAATTAAATTAGGATTCATGTCTTTTTTTGTTAAAGCTGTAAGTAAATCTTTAGAATGTTATCCTAATATAAATGCTTATATTGATCAGCAAGATATAGTTTATTTTAAGGATATTAATATTAATATAGCTATATCAACCTCTTTAGGAGTTGTTACACCATTATTAAAAAACACTAATATTATTTCTATTGCTAATATAGAAAAAAAAATAAAAAAATTTATAACAAAATCTAATAACAACAAATTAACTATTGATAATTTAAAAATGGGAGGTTTTACTATAACAAATGGTGGGGTATTCGGATCTTTGATGTCAACTCCAATTATAAATCCTCCACAATCAGCTATTTTAGGTATGCATGTAATTAAAGATAGACCTATGGCTTTAAATGGTATTATTAAAATACTACCTATGATGTATTTATCATTATCATATGATCATAGGATTATAGATGGTAAAGAATCAGTTGGTTTTTTATCTATGGTAAAAAACTTTATTGAAGACACTAATTTATTATTTTTAGACATATAA
- the gpmA gene encoding 2,3-diphosphoglycerate-dependent phosphoglycerate mutase, giving the protein MKKTKLVLMRHGESVWNKTNQFTGWKDMDLSKNGIKEACKAGKSLKKNNFYFDIAYTSMLKRAIHTTWNILDVLNQAWIELNKTWRLNERHYGALQGMNKDKIALKYGNKQLQLWRRSFNTIPPQINEIEHNNFVKDKKYENVNIKDIPYSESLHMTCDRVIPFWKTNIFPEILNNKKVIIVAHGNSLRALIKHIDQVTDNDIVKIEIPTATPIVYEFDENFKPIKSYFMDVNK; this is encoded by the coding sequence ATGAAAAAAACAAAATTAGTTTTAATGAGACATGGTGAAAGTGTTTGGAACAAAACAAATCAATTCACAGGATGGAAAGATATGGATTTATCAAAAAATGGAATAAAAGAAGCTTGTAAAGCAGGGAAATCTCTTAAAAAAAATAATTTTTATTTTGATATAGCATATACTTCAATGTTGAAAAGAGCTATTCATACTACCTGGAATATATTAGATGTATTAAATCAAGCATGGATAGAATTAAATAAAACATGGAGATTGAACGAAAGACATTATGGTGCTTTACAAGGAATGAATAAAGATAAAATAGCTTTAAAATATGGAAACAAACAATTACAATTGTGGCGCAGAAGTTTTAATACTATACCTCCTCAAATAAATGAAATTGAACATAATAATTTTGTCAAAGATAAGAAATATGAAAATGTTAATATTAAAGATATACCATATTCCGAAAGTTTACATATGACTTGTGATAGAGTAATACCTTTTTGGAAAACAAATATTTTCCCTGAAATTTTAAATAATAAAAAGGTTATTATTGTAGCTCATGGTAACTCTTTAAGAGCACTAATAAAACATATAGATCAAGTAACTGATAACGATATTGTTAAAATAGAAATACCTACTGCAACACCTATAGTGTATGAATTTGACGAAAATTTTAAACCAATTAAAAGTTATTTTATGGATGTTAATAAATAA
- a CDS encoding Nif3-like dinuclear metal center hexameric protein — protein sequence MNNKILEKIINLKLNSKKFFDHIPNGLQIEGKKNIHKIVLGVSICKELIEKSIIYNADAIIVHHGFFWKNEEKTLKGVNKNRIKLLLKHNINLYNWHLPLDAHSKLGNNIQISKKLKIIFKKKIKDFLFIGKFYKPINKKKLINNISDIFGQTPICLNYNLNKKIKNVAWCSGAGQKFFSIAIEKKIDAFLTGEASENSIYLAKENNVFYFSLGHYASEKFGIRSLGKWLSYKYNLEVKFIDIFNPI from the coding sequence ATGAATAATAAAATTTTAGAAAAAATAATAAATTTGAAGTTAAATAGTAAAAAATTTTTTGATCATATACCTAACGGTTTACAAATAGAAGGTAAAAAAAATATTCACAAAATAGTTTTAGGAGTATCAATTTGTAAGGAATTAATTGAAAAATCTATAATATATAATGCTGATGCAATTATAGTTCATCATGGTTTTTTTTGGAAAAATGAAGAAAAAACATTAAAAGGAGTAAATAAAAACAGAATTAAATTATTATTAAAACATAATATAAATTTGTATAATTGGCATCTCCCTTTAGATGCACATTCAAAGTTAGGAAATAATATACAAATATCAAAAAAACTTAAAATAATATTCAAAAAAAAAATAAAAGATTTTTTATTTATTGGAAAATTTTACAAACCAATAAATAAAAAAAAGTTAATAAATAACATTTCTGATATTTTTGGTCAAACGCCTATTTGTTTAAATTATAATTTGAATAAAAAAATAAAAAATGTTGCTTGGTGTAGTGGAGCAGGTCAAAAATTTTTTTCAATAGCTATTGAAAAAAAGATAGACGCTTTTTTAACAGGAGAAGCTTCTGAAAATTCTATTTATTTAGCTAAGGAAAATAACGTTTTTTATTTTTCTTTAGGACATTATGCAAGTGAAAAATTTGGAATAAGATCTTTAGGAAAATGGTTATCATATAAATATAATTTAGAAGTAAAGTTTATAGATATTTTTAACCCAATTTAA
- the fldA gene encoding flavodoxin FldA, producing MIKMGIFFGSDTGNTEKVSSMIFKEIKNKNIKIFDISNVKKKDFINFDSFIIGIPTWYYGELQCDWDDFLPKLKKIDFKNKKVAIFGCGDQEDYSEYFCDAIGIIYNVLYKKKANIYGLWSAKGYNFTSSKALFDKSKFFGLVIDEDRQSELTHTRIKKWIKQLKKEGFFKKT from the coding sequence ATGATTAAAATGGGTATCTTTTTTGGTAGTGATACCGGTAATACAGAAAAAGTATCTTCTATGATTTTTAAAGAAATAAAAAACAAAAATATAAAAATTTTTGATATTTCAAATGTAAAAAAAAAAGATTTTATTAATTTTGATTCATTTATAATTGGTATACCAACATGGTATTATGGAGAATTACAATGTGATTGGGATGATTTTCTGCCTAAACTAAAAAAGATTGATTTTAAAAACAAAAAAGTAGCTATTTTTGGTTGCGGTGATCAAGAAGATTATTCTGAATATTTTTGTGATGCTATAGGTATTATTTATAATGTTTTATACAAAAAAAAAGCTAATATTTATGGATTATGGAGTGCAAAAGGTTATAATTTTACATCATCAAAAGCACTTTTTGACAAATCAAAATTTTTTGGTCTTGTTATAGATGAAGATCGTCAGTCAGAACTAACTCATACAAGAATTAAAAAATGGATAAAACAATTGAAAAAAGAAGGTTTTTTTAAAAAAACATAG
- the tpiA gene encoding triose-phosphate isomerase yields MNNSIIISNWKLHGNKDEISLYLNKLIPFMENIKNCHVSIALPHIYLYFAQKILCKVKNISLSAQNVDLNNYGAFTGETSIFMLKEIGVKYVLVGHSERRKYHNENNKIVAKKFKIVKKNGLIPVLCIGETYEDKIHKKTKKVLKKQIDQIFLTNKNNYNLFNNSIIAYEPIWAIGTGISANHLDIKKINLFIKKYIFSKNNNIKQNNFIQYGGSVNYKNIKNIFDQTNINHFLIGSSSLNINEFFKIIKYIDDNIKIK; encoded by the coding sequence ATGAATAATTCAATAATTATTAGCAATTGGAAATTACATGGAAACAAAGATGAAATATCATTATATTTAAATAAATTAATTCCATTTATGGAAAATATTAAAAACTGTCATGTAAGTATTGCATTACCTCATATATATTTATATTTTGCTCAAAAAATTTTATGTAAAGTTAAAAATATATCTTTATCTGCTCAAAATGTAGATTTAAATAATTATGGAGCCTTTACTGGTGAAACATCTATATTTATGTTAAAAGAAATAGGTGTTAAATATGTTTTAGTTGGACATTCTGAAAGAAGAAAATATCATAATGAAAATAACAAAATTGTTGCAAAAAAATTTAAAATTGTTAAAAAAAATGGACTAATACCTGTATTATGTATTGGTGAAACATATGAAGATAAAATACATAAAAAAACGAAGAAAGTACTAAAAAAACAAATTGATCAAATATTTCTAACAAATAAAAATAATTATAATTTATTTAACAATTCTATTATAGCTTATGAACCTATTTGGGCCATAGGAACTGGTATATCAGCTAATCATTTAGATATAAAAAAAATTAATTTGTTTATAAAAAAATATATTTTTAGTAAAAATAATAATATTAAACAAAATAATTTTATTCAATATGGAGGTTCTGTAAATTATAAAAATATAAAAAATATTTTTGATCAAACCAATATTAATCATTTTTTAATAGGATCATCTTCTTTAAATATAAATGAATTTTTTAAAATAATTAAATATATAGATGACAACATTAAAATTAAGTAA
- a CDS encoding 2-oxoglutarate dehydrogenase E1 component: MNNWFINNSAKFLENLYLNFLNNPKSFKKEWVVLFNDIKKNNLIFKNDFHTNNFVNNKEKILFLINAFRTHGYKYANLDPLNLSNNKKFNELKLKIFGIKKKDLKKNINIKIFNKKIKKISDLYTEIKNKYCNTYGIEYMHLYKKKERSWIQKKIENKNLTISDKKTKINILKKLVKAEYLEKYLAIKFPGSKRFSLEGSETLIPIIDNIIKISDIKKTKHIFLGMSHRGRLNVLVNILGKKTKNLYKEFIGKNKFANITGDVKYHAGYECYIKNKKTKIFLGFNPSHLEIINPVIMGVARSYLDNMYKKKCRILPITIHGDASFSGQGVIQETLNMSNTPGYSVGGTIRIIVNNQIGFTTSNIDDMRSSYYCTDISKMIDSPVFHVNSDYPETCVNIVKIATKFRYKFKKDVFINLVSYRRNGHNEIDDPFVTQPIMYNKIKNHPTTLKLYKNKLFQEKTINSKNFKKIVKKYITKLNIGGCVTKTYSCFNNANNNEYENIKKKQNFFLKKKSIIRKLGKKINTIPNNINLNNLVKKIYDKRLKIFNNNELFDWGTSENLAYAQLLNLGISCRISGEDVSRGTFFHRHALIHDQKNGEIYKPLNFVNKKSNFYIYDSVLSEESVLAFEYGYSIVLNKTLNIWEAQFGDFVNGAQIVIDQFISSAEQKWGQKSKLAILLPHGYEGQGPEHSSARIERFLQLCSNNNMKLCIPTTPGQIYNLLIKHGLSILKKNKVKPLIIISPKSLLRHPLAKSSLQELVNNKFLKVIDENENINNIKKIIFCSGKIFYDLLKFKKEKNIKNITIIRIENLYPFPKKQIKLILKKYKDVKHLVWCQEEPSNQGCWFYINKNFKKHVNIFLKYTGRLSSSVTAVGNINLHIKEQKEIIKKAMKLFK, from the coding sequence TTGAATAATTGGTTTATAAATAATAGTGCAAAGTTTTTAGAAAATTTATATCTTAATTTTTTAAATAATCCCAAATCTTTCAAAAAAGAATGGGTTGTTCTTTTTAATGATATAAAAAAAAATAACTTAATATTTAAAAATGATTTTCATACAAATAATTTTGTAAATAACAAAGAAAAAATATTATTTTTGATAAATGCATTTAGAACTCATGGATACAAATACGCTAATTTAGATCCTTTGAACTTATCTAATAATAAAAAATTTAATGAATTAAAATTAAAAATTTTTGGAATAAAAAAAAAAGATTTAAAAAAAAACATAAATATAAAAATATTTAATAAAAAAATAAAAAAAATATCTGATTTATATACAGAAATAAAAAATAAATATTGTAATACATATGGCATTGAATATATGCATTTGTACAAAAAAAAAGAAAGATCGTGGATACAAAAAAAAATTGAAAATAAAAACTTAACAATTTCTGATAAAAAAACAAAAATTAATATTTTAAAAAAATTAGTAAAAGCAGAATATTTAGAAAAATATTTAGCAATCAAATTTCCTGGATCAAAAAGATTTTCTTTAGAAGGTTCAGAAACATTAATACCTATAATTGATAATATAATTAAAATATCCGATATTAAAAAAACTAAACATATTTTTTTAGGAATGTCTCATAGAGGAAGATTAAACGTACTAGTTAATATTTTAGGAAAAAAAACTAAAAATTTATATAAAGAATTTATCGGAAAAAACAAATTTGCTAACATTACCGGTGATGTTAAATATCATGCAGGATATGAATGTTATATAAAAAATAAAAAAACAAAAATATTTTTAGGTTTCAATCCTTCTCATTTAGAAATAATTAATCCTGTAATTATGGGTGTTGCAAGATCTTATTTAGATAATATGTATAAAAAAAAATGTAGAATTTTGCCAATCACAATACATGGAGATGCTTCTTTTTCTGGTCAAGGTGTAATACAAGAAACTTTAAATATGTCTAATACTCCAGGATATAGTGTTGGTGGAACAATTAGAATTATTGTAAACAATCAAATTGGATTTACTACTAGTAATATAGATGATATGCGTTCTAGTTATTATTGCACAGATATATCAAAAATGATAGATTCTCCAGTATTTCACGTAAATTCAGATTACCCAGAAACTTGTGTAAATATTGTTAAAATAGCAACTAAATTTCGTTATAAATTTAAAAAAGATGTTTTTATAAATTTAGTTAGTTATAGAAGAAACGGACATAATGAAATTGATGATCCTTTTGTTACACAACCGATAATGTATAATAAAATAAAAAATCATCCAACTACTTTGAAATTATATAAAAACAAATTGTTTCAAGAAAAAACAATAAATTCTAAAAATTTTAAAAAAATTGTTAAAAAATATATAACAAAATTAAATATTGGTGGCTGTGTAACAAAAACTTATTCATGTTTTAATAATGCAAATAATAATGAATATGAAAATATAAAAAAAAAACAAAATTTTTTTTTAAAAAAAAAATCAATAATTAGAAAATTAGGAAAAAAAATAAATACTATACCTAATAATATTAATTTAAATAATTTAGTAAAAAAAATATATGATAAAAGATTAAAAATATTTAATAATAATGAATTGTTTGATTGGGGTACTTCAGAAAATCTTGCTTATGCTCAATTATTAAACTTGGGTATTTCATGTAGAATATCTGGTGAAGATGTTTCTAGAGGCACATTTTTTCATCGTCATGCATTAATTCATGATCAAAAAAATGGTGAAATATATAAACCTTTGAATTTTGTAAATAAAAAATCAAATTTCTATATTTATGATTCAGTATTATCAGAAGAATCAGTTTTAGCTTTTGAATATGGTTATTCTATTGTTTTAAATAAAACATTGAATATTTGGGAAGCACAATTTGGAGATTTTGTTAATGGTGCACAAATTGTTATAGATCAATTCATATCATCAGCTGAACAAAAATGGGGTCAAAAATCAAAATTAGCAATTTTATTACCTCATGGATATGAAGGACAAGGGCCTGAACATTCATCTGCCAGAATAGAACGTTTTTTACAATTATGTTCTAATAATAATATGAAATTATGTATACCTACTACTCCAGGACAAATATATAATTTATTAATAAAACACGGTTTGTCTATTTTAAAAAAAAACAAAGTTAAACCATTAATTATAATATCTCCCAAATCTTTATTAAGACACCCGTTAGCTAAATCTTCCTTGCAAGAATTGGTTAACAATAAATTTTTAAAAGTTATAGATGAAAACGAAAATATTAATAATATAAAAAAAATTATTTTTTGCTCTGGAAAAATTTTTTATGATTTACTAAAATTTAAAAAAGAAAAAAATATAAAAAATATAACAATTATAAGAATTGAAAATTTATATCCATTTCCGAAAAAACAAATTAAATTGATTTTAAAAAAATATAAAGATGTTAAACATTTGGTGTGGTGTCAAGAAGAACCTAGCAATCAAGGATGTTGGTTTTATATAAATAAAAATTTTAAAAAACATGTAAATATATTTCTTAAATATACAGGAAGATTATCTTCATCAGTTACAGCAGTAGGAAATATTAATTTACATATTAAAGAACAAAAAGAAATTATTAAAAAAGCTATGAAATTATTTAAATAA
- the pfkA gene encoding 6-phosphofructokinase produces the protein MIKKIGILTSGGDSPGMNAAIRSITRTAINKGIKVYGIYDGYLGLYENKIISFNRNTVSEIINKGGTFLRSSRFPQFKNIDIRKTAINNLKKKYIEVLIIIGGDGSYLGAKKLTEMGMPCITLPGTIDNDIPGTDYTIGFFTALENIVQSIDKIRDTSSSHKRISIVEIMGKTCGYLTLYSAIAGGCECIVIPEIKYSKKKILASIKHGIKQGKKHLIIAITEYICNTKKLALYIENKTKRETRVTVLGQIQRGGSPVSYDRILASKMGSFAIKIILSGQFGRCIGIKNNKIIHNDISNALLNIKNFFDPKDIKLAKKLF, from the coding sequence ATGATAAAAAAAATTGGAATACTTACAAGTGGAGGTGATTCACCAGGAATGAATGCTGCTATTCGTAGTATTACTAGAACAGCTATTAACAAAGGAATAAAAGTATATGGAATTTATGATGGATATTTAGGATTATATGAAAATAAAATAATTTCTTTCAATCGTAATACTGTATCTGAAATAATTAATAAAGGAGGAACTTTTTTAAGATCTTCACGTTTTCCTCAATTTAAAAATATTGATATCAGAAAAACTGCAATAAATAATTTAAAAAAAAAATATATTGAAGTTTTAATTATTATTGGTGGTGACGGATCATATTTAGGAGCGAAAAAATTAACTGAAATGGGTATGCCATGTATAACATTACCTGGTACAATTGATAATGATATACCAGGTACAGATTATACAATAGGATTTTTTACAGCTTTAGAAAATATTGTCCAATCTATTGATAAAATAAGAGACACTTCTTCTTCACACAAAAGAATATCAATAGTAGAAATAATGGGTAAAACTTGTGGATATTTAACATTATATTCAGCCATTGCTGGAGGTTGTGAATGCATAGTTATACCTGAAATTAAATATAGCAAAAAAAAAATACTTGCATCAATAAAACATGGTATAAAACAAGGTAAAAAACATTTAATAATTGCAATTACTGAATATATTTGTAACACAAAAAAACTAGCTTTATATATTGAAAATAAAACTAAAAGAGAAACTAGAGTTACAGTTTTAGGTCAAATACAAAGAGGAGGATCACCTGTATCTTATGATAGAATATTAGCTTCAAAAATGGGTTCTTTTGCAATAAAAATAATCCTTTCTGGACAATTTGGTAGATGTATAGGAATTAAGAATAATAAAATTATACATAACGATATATCTAATGCTCTTTTAAATATTAAAAATTTTTTTGATCCAAAAGATATAAAATTAGCAAAAAAATTATTTTAA
- the rpsA gene encoding 30S ribosomal protein S1: MMLNRNEYLKTINMNESFAELFEKSLEKIETRPGSIIRGLVVEIKKDAVLVDAGLKSESSIPIEQFKNSQGVIEIKLGDYVDVALDSIEDGFGETILSREKAKRYESWISLEKAYNDSINVTGIINGKVKGGFTVELNDIRAFLPGSLVDVRPIRDTIYLEGKKIEFKVIKLDQKRNNVVVSRRAVIESENSAERTQLLENLQEGLKIKGVVKNLTDYGAFIDLGGVDGLLHITDMAWKRVKHPSEIVSVGEDIFVKVLKFDREKTRVSLGLKQLGDDPWINISQRYPENTKLKGKVTNLTDYGCFVEIEEGVEGLVHVSEMDWTNKNIHPSKVVNVKDIVEIMVLEIDEERRRISLGIKQCKPNPWKSFSENYSKNSKVVGKIKSITDFGIFIGLPGGIDGLVHLSDISWDIAGERAVKKYKKGDEISAIVLQVDAERERISLGIKQLTEDPFHNYVVNNKKGAIVSGVITNYKNDLLELKLPNNINGKINISNVIHESLIKNKVIFNVGDVLKCRLNGFDRKNRNIHLLLLDIKEYLNIKKKKTKNKKNNKINGAIAEAFKIAKNE, translated from the coding sequence ATGATGCTAAATAGAAATGAGTATTTAAAGACTATAAACATGAATGAATCCTTTGCAGAACTATTTGAAAAATCTTTAGAAAAAATTGAAACTCGTCCTGGATCTATAATAAGAGGATTAGTTGTAGAAATAAAAAAGGATGCAGTTTTAGTTGATGCTGGATTAAAATCTGAGTCATCAATACCTATTGAACAATTTAAAAATTCTCAAGGTGTTATAGAAATAAAATTAGGTGATTATGTAGATGTAGCATTAGATTCAATAGAAGATGGTTTTGGAGAAACTATATTATCTCGTGAAAAAGCAAAACGTTATGAATCATGGATTTCATTAGAAAAAGCTTATAATGATTCAATTAACGTTACAGGAATAATTAATGGAAAAGTAAAAGGTGGTTTTACTGTTGAATTAAATGATATAAGAGCCTTTTTACCTGGGTCTTTAGTTGACGTAAGACCTATAAGAGATACTATATATTTAGAAGGTAAAAAAATTGAATTTAAAGTAATAAAATTAGATCAAAAAAGAAATAATGTTGTTGTTTCTAGAAGAGCTGTTATTGAATCTGAAAATAGTGCTGAAAGAACTCAATTATTAGAAAATTTACAAGAAGGTTTAAAAATAAAAGGTGTTGTTAAAAATTTAACCGATTATGGTGCTTTCATAGATTTAGGTGGTGTAGATGGTTTATTACATATAACTGATATGGCATGGAAAAGAGTCAAACATCCCAGTGAAATTGTTAGTGTAGGTGAAGATATTTTTGTTAAAGTTTTAAAATTTGATCGTGAAAAAACTCGTGTTTCTTTAGGATTAAAACAACTTGGAGATGATCCATGGATAAATATTTCTCAGCGTTATCCAGAAAATACAAAACTAAAAGGAAAAGTGACAAACCTTACAGATTATGGTTGTTTTGTTGAAATTGAAGAAGGAGTTGAAGGTTTAGTCCATGTTTCTGAAATGGATTGGACAAATAAAAATATTCATCCTTCTAAAGTAGTAAATGTAAAAGATATAGTTGAAATCATGGTATTGGAAATAGATGAAGAAAGAAGACGTATTTCTTTAGGAATAAAACAATGTAAACCAAATCCATGGAAAAGTTTTTCAGAAAATTATAGTAAAAATTCTAAAGTTGTAGGTAAAATTAAATCTATTACAGATTTCGGTATTTTTATAGGGTTACCTGGAGGAATTGACGGTTTAGTTCATCTATCCGATATATCATGGGATATAGCAGGAGAACGTGCGGTAAAAAAATACAAAAAAGGAGATGAAATTTCTGCAATTGTTCTTCAAGTAGATGCAGAAAGAGAAAGAATATCTTTAGGTATAAAACAATTAACTGAAGATCCATTTCATAATTATGTCGTAAATAATAAAAAAGGAGCAATTGTTTCAGGAGTTATAACAAACTATAAAAATGATTTATTGGAATTAAAATTACCAAATAACATTAATGGAAAAATTAATATTTCTAATGTTATTCATGAATCTTTAATAAAAAATAAGGTTATTTTTAATGTCGGCGATGTTTTAAAATGTAGATTAAATGGTTTTGATAGAAAAAATAGAAATATACATTTATTATTATTAGATATTAAAGAATATTTAAATATAAAAAAAAAGAAAACAAAAAACAAAAAAAATAATAAAATAAATGGAGCAATAGCAGAAGCTTTTAAAATTGCAAAAAATGAATAA